Genomic DNA from Shouchella patagoniensis:
GCCCAAGTATCTGGGCTTTAAGAACGCATTACTTTTCTTGTTTTTTTGATGTTGATTTATTTGTTCCATTATCAACTAATTCACTTGCAACTTCTTCATTAAATAATGATTCGGTTGGTGTCTGATTGTTTGTTAATGCTTTTTTTGATTGTTTGTTTCGTTTCAAGTTTATCCACCTCCACGCATACTATGTCCGCAACATCCTAACGATATACAATAAGAATGAAGGGGAATTGATTAATGGCAAAACAAAAGTACTATGTAGTCTGGCAAGGTCGAAAAACAGGGATATTCCGCTCATGGGCGGAATGCGAAGCTCAAGTAAAAGGGTTTACAGGAGCAAGATTTAAATCTTATTTAACTTTACCTGAGGCAGAAGCAGCATTTAGCGGCCAACCTGCACCAAAAAAAGGTCGGGCTACGGCACGAACAACAAAAGCAAAAACAGTCACGCCGCCAGATCCTGTTATTTGGGAAAGCATTAGTGTGGATGTCGGAAGTCATGGCAACCCTGGAAAAGTGGAATATAAAGGTGTTGACACAAGGACTGGCGAAGTATTGTTTGAAAAACCACCTATTACGATGGGGACAAATAATATGGGCGAGTTTTTAGCTATTGTTCATGGACTTGCTTATGTGAAAAACCAGGGTTCCAGTAAACCAATTTATTCAGATTCACGAACTGCAATCGGTTGGGTGAAAAAGAAGAAAGCCAATTCAACGTTAACACGTACATCTGAAACAGAAGAAATATGGACACTTGTGGATCGAGCGGAGCAGTGGCTGAAAGAAAACCCCAATCATAATCCAGTTTATAAATGGGACACAAAGGCTTATGGAGAAATAAAAGCAGATTACGGTAGAAAAAGCTAACCAGTAGATTGAAAATTGAACGCAACGGGTAGAAACGTATTAGTGGGACTTGATGAAAGGAAGTGCTCTCAATGTATGAGACGTTAAAAAGCGTTCAACAGGAATATGTATTTTCTGGAGCGACAAAATCATCTTCATTTAGAAAACAACAATTAACTAAATTAAGAGAAATGTTAACACAGCATGAAGATGATTTGTTAAAAGCAGTAAATAAAGACTTAAATAAACAAAAGACAGAAGCTTTTATGACTGAGCTTGGAAATGTTTATCAAGAAATTAGCCACGCAATTGACTCTCTTGATGAGTGGATGGAACCTATTAAAGTTAAAACACCAGTAAGTCACACTGGTTCAAAGAGTTATATTTTGTCCGAACCATATGGAAGTGTATTAATTATTGCACCGTGGAACTATCCCATCCAACTTACTTTCTCACCTCTAGTTGGTGCGCTAGCCGCTGGGAATTGTGCGGTTATTAAACCATCCGAATTAACGCCGCACACGTCGAGTGCGATCGCAGCCGCTGTTCGAGCGACCTTCCCACAAGAACTGGTTACCGTGGTTGAAGGTGATGCCAAAACGGCAGAGGCGTTGCTCGATCAACCGTTTGATTATATTTTTTTCACAGGCAGTGTTGCTGTTGGAAAAATTGTAATGCGGAAAGCAGCAGAACACTTAACGCCTCATACGTTAGAACTAGGCGGAAAAAGCCCAGCAATTGTTACGGAAGACGCGAAGCTTGATCTGGCAGCAAAGCGGATTGCTTGGGGGAAATTTACGAATGCAGGGCAGACATGCATTGCACCTGATTATGTATTGGTGGACGAGAATGTGTACAAAAAGTTTATGAAAAAACTACAAGACCATGCGTACTCGATGTTTTCAGATCGGACAAAAAATGGAACCTATACGCAAATCGTTAACGAAAAACATTATGACAGACTGTATCAGTACTTAGGCAATGGATCTGTTGCTCTTGGAGGACAGTATTCAAGAGAAGATCGACTGATTTCTCCAACGATTTTAACGGATGTGGAATGGGACGCTCCAATTATGCAAGAGGAGATTTTTGGACCTATTCTACCTATTTTTACTTATAAAACATCAGCAGAAGCATTGATGCGTGTACGTTCCCTCCCAAATCCACTTGCACTGTATGTGTTCTCTGAAAAAGAACAGACGCAACAATTGTTTACAGAGCAGCTGTCGTTTGGAGGAGGTTGTATTAATGACACAATAATGCATGTGGCTAATCCGTATTTGCCTTTTGGAGGAAAAGGACCAAGCGGGATTGGTGCTTATCATGGATATGAAAGTTTCCGTACATTTTCTCATCAAAAGGGCATGTTAAAACAAACAACAAAATTTGATATGCCACTTCGTTATAAACAAGGGAAGCTAGCAAATAAAATGATACGGAATGTATTTAAATAGGAGTGTAGATGATGGAACATGCCTACGATGTAGTTGGAATTGGAATTGGTCCGTTTAATTTAGGGCTAGCTGCACTAATAAGTGAGCGTACTGATTTAAAAGCAGCCTTCTTTGATGAAAATAATGTATTTCAATGGCATCCGGGTATGCTATTAGATGGGACCGATTTACAGGTCCCTTTTTTAGCGGATCTTGTTACGTTAGCCAACCCAATGAGTCGCTATAGTTTCTTAAACTATGCACATACACATAACCGTTTAATGTCTTTTTTTATGTTTAATCGCTTTGATGTTCCAAGAATGGAATACAATGCTTATTGTCAATGGGTTTCACAAGAGCTAGATAATTGCCATTTTGGTAATCGCGTGGAAAACGTAACGTATGATCGGTTGAATGAGAGATATATTCTTAAAATAAGATCGTTGGACGAAAAAAAAGAAATGTATGCGAAGCATTTAATTGTAGGAACTGGGAGTTCTCCATTAGTTCCTGGAGATTTAGCTAATACTCTAAATGAAGATATTATCCATTCAAGCGATTATAAAGGCTATGAAAAAGAGTTGAAAGAAGCCCGTTCCATTACAGTTGTTGGTTCTGGTCAAAGTGCAGCAGAGATTTTTTATAAGCTGCTTGAAAGTCAATTGGAACATAAATATGAACTTAGCTGGTTTACAAGATCAGCCGGTTTTTTCCAGCTCGAGTATTCAAAGATCGGTCAGGAGCTCTTTTCACCAGATTATGTTGACTATTTTCATCGCTTACCTTATGAGACACGCAAAGAGGCGTTGCCGTTACTTGGGAATTTAAGAAATGGTGTGCAACAAAAAACGCTCCATAAAATTTTTGATATGCTTTATCATCGCAGTATTCAAACAAACAGATCACCTGCTCTTATAAGGGCGAATATGGAAGTGAAACAAATTGAAAAAGTAGAAGCAAGGGAATATGTAATAAAAGGGAAACAATGGCAAGAAAAAAAGGCATTTGCTCATAAGACGGAAAAAGTAATACTAGCAACAGGTTATAAACCGCAAATCCCTGACTGGCTTCAAGCAATGACTGCTGAACTTGTAATGGAGTCGGAAAAAGAGTTTGCTGTGACTAGAAATGCAGAATTGGTTTTTAAAGAAAAACGGAACAATCGTATATTCACGTTAACGAATTTAGAGCATAGCTTAGGGACAAGTGCAACCAACCTTGGTTTATCGGTCGAACGCAATGCCCGCATTGTTAATGAACTTATGGCTAAAGAAGTTTATCAAACGAGTCCTGGACATGTGTTTCAACAGTTTTCTATAGAAAAAGACTGAGGTGAGCCTCGGTCTTTTTTTAATGAAATTACCAAGCGATAGTAGATTTATGTATATTGAAATATGTAATAATAATTCTAAGAAAAGAATCTTTCCTTTTCACTAATAGGTTTAATCTAGTATAAAGAGGGGAATAGAAACAGTTATACGGTACTTTTATAGGGGGGAGTTACATATGACAAGATTAACTGACAATCAAGGACATCCAATTTATGATAACCAAAACTCTCGAACAGCAGGTCAACATGGTCCTGCAATGCTTGAAGATTATCACTTAGTTGAAAAGTTAGCTCACTTCGACCGCGAACGTATCCCTGAACGTGTTGTGCATGCACGTGGTATAGGTGCGCATGGCGTGTTTAAGGTGAAAAACAATATGAAACGTTATACGAAAGCAGGTTTTTTAGCAGAAGACGGGAAAGAAACGCCTCTATTTGTCCGCTTTTCAACAGTTATACATGGAGGAACCTCACCTGAAACACTTCGTGATCCACGTGGGTTTTCTGTCAAATTTTATACAGAAGAAGGAAACTATGATTTTGTTGGAAACAACTTGCCTGTATTCTTTATCCGTGATGCGATCAAGTTTCCAGATGTCATCCATTCATTAAAACCAGACCCACGAACAAATATTCAAGATCCAGACAGGTATTGGGATTTTATGTCCTTGTCGCCAGAAACAACCAATATGTTAATGCATTTGTTTACAGACGAAGGGATACCAGCTTCATACCGGGAGATGCGTGGTTCAAGTGTTCATGCGTTTAAATGGGTAAATGAACATGGCAATATGGTTTATGTAAAACTACGTTGGATCCCTAAAAAGGGTCAGCGGAATTTATCTGCCGAACAAGCAGCGGAAATACAAGGGCAAGATTTTAACCACGCAACGAGAGATTTATATGAAGCAATTGAAAAAAAGGATTTCCCAGAGTGGGACTTATACGTTCAAATTTTAGACCCGGCTGATTTAGATAACTTTGATTTTCATCCACTTGATGCAACAAAAGATTGGTTGGAAGAAGACATTCCTTATCAATTAGTTGGAACAATGACGTTGAATCGTAACCCGGATAACGTGTTTGCTGAAACAGAGCAAGTTGGCTTTAACCCTGGTAACCTTGTACCTGGATTTGAACCATCTGAAGATAAAATGCTACAAGGACGTATTTTCTCATACTCTGATACACAACGTTATCGAGTGGGAGCTAACTACTTAAACTTGCCGGTTAACTGTCCTTTTGCACAGAAAGCGAATTTCCAACGTGATGGCGCAATGCCAGTCGGACAACAAACAAACCCAATTAATTATGAACCTAACCGTTATGAAGCAACGCCTGATGAAGCGGAAGAATATACCGATTATCGCGCACCGATTAATGGAACAATTGGTCGTATAGCAATTGAAAAGAAAAATCACTTCGGTCAAGCTGGTAAGATATACCGTCGCTATGAAAAAGAAGTTCAAGATGCACTTGTGAAAAACATTGTTGGTGATTTAGAGCAAGTTGCGCAAGAAACGGCTTTGAGAGCGATATGTAATTTTTATCGGGCCGATGAAACGCTTGGTCAAAGGCTTGCTGATAAACTGAACATCGATATCGCAGAGTATGTGCAACAATCAAAGTAAATGGTAGATGGAGACGATTCGTGAGCTAGCTCATGAATCGTCTTTGTTTTGCTTCGTTTCCAGAAAGTAGTTAATATAAGGAAAGGGGGGATATCGATGGAAATAACTGAATATAACAAAAAACACGCGCAAGCGACTGCAACTATGTGGAATGAGAGTAGAAGTCATTTCGGTGGTGGAGAAGAAGTGGAAACCGCACAAGAACGGCATGAAAAAGAATGCAATTCAGGTAATATTGTTACGATGCTCGCACTCGAAGACGATAAAGTAATAGGTTATTGCGGGTTATCAGAGTACAAGCAAGATAGCGGGGCGCTCTATATTCCGCTGCTTAATGCGCATCCAAATTATCTAGGAAAAGGAGTAGGGAAG
This window encodes:
- the rnhA gene encoding ribonuclease H gives rise to the protein MAKQKYYVVWQGRKTGIFRSWAECEAQVKGFTGARFKSYLTLPEAEAAFSGQPAPKKGRATARTTKAKTVTPPDPVIWESISVDVGSHGNPGKVEYKGVDTRTGEVLFEKPPITMGTNNMGEFLAIVHGLAYVKNQGSSKPIYSDSRTAIGWVKKKKANSTLTRTSETEEIWTLVDRAEQWLKENPNHNPVYKWDTKAYGEIKADYGRKS
- a CDS encoding aldehyde dehydrogenase, yielding MYETLKSVQQEYVFSGATKSSSFRKQQLTKLREMLTQHEDDLLKAVNKDLNKQKTEAFMTELGNVYQEISHAIDSLDEWMEPIKVKTPVSHTGSKSYILSEPYGSVLIIAPWNYPIQLTFSPLVGALAAGNCAVIKPSELTPHTSSAIAAAVRATFPQELVTVVEGDAKTAEALLDQPFDYIFFTGSVAVGKIVMRKAAEHLTPHTLELGGKSPAIVTEDAKLDLAAKRIAWGKFTNAGQTCIAPDYVLVDENVYKKFMKKLQDHAYSMFSDRTKNGTYTQIVNEKHYDRLYQYLGNGSVALGGQYSREDRLISPTILTDVEWDAPIMQEEIFGPILPIFTYKTSAEALMRVRSLPNPLALYVFSEKEQTQQLFTEQLSFGGGCINDTIMHVANPYLPFGGKGPSGIGAYHGYESFRTFSHQKGMLKQTTKFDMPLRYKQGKLANKMIRNVFK
- a CDS encoding lysine N(6)-hydroxylase/L-ornithine N(5)-oxygenase family protein, with the protein product MEHAYDVVGIGIGPFNLGLAALISERTDLKAAFFDENNVFQWHPGMLLDGTDLQVPFLADLVTLANPMSRYSFLNYAHTHNRLMSFFMFNRFDVPRMEYNAYCQWVSQELDNCHFGNRVENVTYDRLNERYILKIRSLDEKKEMYAKHLIVGTGSSPLVPGDLANTLNEDIIHSSDYKGYEKELKEARSITVVGSGQSAAEIFYKLLESQLEHKYELSWFTRSAGFFQLEYSKIGQELFSPDYVDYFHRLPYETRKEALPLLGNLRNGVQQKTLHKIFDMLYHRSIQTNRSPALIRANMEVKQIEKVEAREYVIKGKQWQEKKAFAHKTEKVILATGYKPQIPDWLQAMTAELVMESEKEFAVTRNAELVFKEKRNNRIFTLTNLEHSLGTSATNLGLSVERNARIVNELMAKEVYQTSPGHVFQQFSIEKD
- a CDS encoding catalase, whose product is MTRLTDNQGHPIYDNQNSRTAGQHGPAMLEDYHLVEKLAHFDRERIPERVVHARGIGAHGVFKVKNNMKRYTKAGFLAEDGKETPLFVRFSTVIHGGTSPETLRDPRGFSVKFYTEEGNYDFVGNNLPVFFIRDAIKFPDVIHSLKPDPRTNIQDPDRYWDFMSLSPETTNMLMHLFTDEGIPASYREMRGSSVHAFKWVNEHGNMVYVKLRWIPKKGQRNLSAEQAAEIQGQDFNHATRDLYEAIEKKDFPEWDLYVQILDPADLDNFDFHPLDATKDWLEEDIPYQLVGTMTLNRNPDNVFAETEQVGFNPGNLVPGFEPSEDKMLQGRIFSYSDTQRYRVGANYLNLPVNCPFAQKANFQRDGAMPVGQQTNPINYEPNRYEATPDEAEEYTDYRAPINGTIGRIAIEKKNHFGQAGKIYRRYEKEVQDALVKNIVGDLEQVAQETALRAICNFYRADETLGQRLADKLNIDIAEYVQQSK